A genomic window from Halorubrum trapanicum includes:
- a CDS encoding asparagine synthase C-terminal domain-containing protein gives MTPPDSSDLRGAPADRVRDALRDGDRLPGGRGFAGLLADPPSLGGPVLVRDVLGRQPLFVEREALDAETGRDPTAPDARSFDRTALDEPEPVPAGSVVSASGTERVWGLPDSGPTADRGTALSAVDDAVSAALDDLSAGSKEGDLAVAFSGGVDSGLVAAAVPEAPCYVAGFEGSHDVAAARDAASAMGRDLRVVEITHGDLTRAVRAVAAATGRRNPMDVAIAVPLFLTAEAAAADGYDRLALGQGADELFGGYSKVVDPAEDPRVDADTVRGARTETVRTLPDQLERDVLALRAAGVEPATPLLDDRVVAAALALPDDLLVDGDERKVALRRVAAGRVPGSVHAADKKAVQYGTYVSRELDRLARRAGYKRRMDDHVGKYVDALCSEEKPAGEGRN, from the coding sequence ATGACGCCCCCCGATTCGTCCGATCTGCGCGGCGCCCCCGCGGACCGCGTCCGCGACGCCCTCCGCGACGGCGACCGCCTCCCCGGCGGGCGCGGCTTCGCCGGCCTCTTGGCCGACCCGCCGAGCCTCGGGGGCCCGGTCCTCGTCCGCGACGTCCTCGGCCGGCAGCCGCTGTTCGTCGAGCGCGAGGCGCTCGACGCCGAGACGGGGCGGGATCCGACCGCTCCCGACGCGCGGAGCTTCGACCGGACCGCTCTCGACGAGCCCGAACCGGTCCCGGCCGGGAGCGTCGTCTCGGCGAGCGGGACCGAACGCGTCTGGGGGCTTCCCGACTCCGGGCCGACCGCAGACCGGGGGACCGCGCTGTCGGCGGTCGACGACGCGGTGAGCGCGGCGCTCGACGACCTCTCCGCGGGGTCCAAGGAAGGCGACCTCGCGGTCGCCTTCTCCGGCGGCGTCGACTCCGGGCTCGTCGCGGCCGCCGTCCCCGAGGCCCCCTGCTACGTCGCCGGCTTCGAGGGGAGCCACGACGTCGCGGCCGCGCGCGACGCCGCGAGCGCGATGGGCCGCGACCTGCGGGTCGTCGAGATCACGCACGGGGATCTCACGCGCGCCGTCCGCGCGGTCGCAGCCGCGACCGGCCGCCGGAACCCGATGGACGTCGCCATCGCGGTGCCGCTGTTCCTGACGGCCGAGGCGGCCGCGGCCGACGGGTACGACCGGCTCGCGCTCGGGCAGGGCGCCGACGAGCTGTTCGGCGGCTACAGCAAGGTCGTCGACCCCGCCGAGGACCCCCGCGTCGACGCCGACACCGTCCGCGGGGCGCGGACGGAGACGGTGCGTACGCTGCCCGACCAGCTGGAGCGGGACGTCCTCGCGCTCCGCGCCGCCGGCGTCGAGCCCGCGACGCCGCTGCTCGACGACCGGGTCGTCGCCGCCGCGCTGGCGCTCCCCGACGACCTGCTCGTGGACGGGGACGAGCGGAAGGTCGCGCTCCGACGCGTCGCGGCCGGGCGCGTACCGGGATCGGTTCACGCCGCGGACAAGAAGGCGGTCCAGTACGGCACGTACGTCTCCCGCGAGCTCGACCGCCTCGCGCGGCGGGCGGGCTACAAGCGGCGGATGGACGACCACGTCGGGAAGTACGTCGACGCGCTGTGTTCCGAGGAAAAACCGGCCGGTGAGGGCCGGAACTGA
- a CDS encoding exonuclease RecJ yields the protein MTEATSATPAPDALAGVLADAPFVRLVATDDGDALAAAGLLARALRATGTPFQARVDPDPVPDDVDDGVAVAVGVDRGPHAIPGTGRPASAAAFAVARELGVEPDPVVALAGVVAAGSIPGADGSGDALDAAERAGRVERRPGVALPVSGTVDEEPSRAEALAASTLARTRYSGDPEAARDALAPLELPTDPDADDRRRLASLVAVDAVDGDDASERAASAVERALRPYAMDGPFETVGGYADVLDALAREAPGTGVALALAGDPDDSLRTAALDAWRRHGLAAHRALDAATVGRYDGCVVARVDAAAADGSPAILPTVARLVRDFRSPEPVAIALDEGTGRLAAAAIEPTGLGNACRTAAGEVGGDGWGTPERGGIAVETDANDGGDADITAALAALREAI from the coding sequence ATGACCGAAGCGACGTCCGCCACGCCCGCCCCCGACGCGCTCGCCGGCGTCCTCGCAGACGCGCCGTTCGTCCGGCTCGTCGCGACCGACGACGGCGACGCGCTGGCAGCGGCCGGGCTGCTCGCGCGAGCGCTCCGAGCGACGGGCACGCCGTTTCAGGCGCGCGTCGACCCCGACCCGGTCCCCGACGACGTCGACGACGGCGTCGCGGTGGCCGTCGGCGTCGACCGCGGCCCGCACGCGATTCCGGGCACGGGACGGCCGGCGAGCGCGGCGGCCTTCGCGGTCGCCCGCGAACTCGGCGTCGAGCCCGACCCCGTGGTCGCGCTCGCCGGCGTCGTCGCGGCCGGGTCGATCCCCGGCGCCGACGGCTCCGGCGACGCGCTCGACGCCGCGGAGCGGGCCGGCCGCGTCGAGCGGCGGCCCGGCGTCGCGCTCCCGGTCTCGGGAACGGTCGACGAGGAACCGTCCCGAGCGGAGGCCCTCGCGGCCTCGACGCTCGCGCGGACCCGGTACTCCGGCGACCCCGAGGCGGCGCGCGACGCGCTCGCCCCCCTCGAACTCCCGACCGACCCCGACGCCGACGACCGCCGGCGCCTCGCGTCGCTGGTCGCGGTCGACGCGGTCGACGGCGACGACGCGAGCGAGCGCGCGGCCTCGGCAGTCGAGCGCGCGCTCCGCCCGTACGCGATGGACGGCCCGTTCGAGACGGTCGGCGGCTACGCCGACGTGCTCGACGCGCTCGCCCGGGAGGCGCCCGGGACGGGCGTCGCGCTCGCGCTCGCGGGCGACCCGGACGACTCGCTCCGGACGGCCGCGCTCGACGCGTGGCGCCGCCACGGCCTGGCGGCGCACCGCGCGCTCGACGCGGCGACCGTCGGCCGGTACGACGGCTGCGTCGTCGCCCGTGTCGACGCCGCGGCGGCCGACGGCTCGCCCGCGATCCTGCCGACGGTCGCCCGACTCGTCCGGGACTTCCGGTCGCCGGAGCCCGTCGCGATCGCGCTCGACGAGGGCACCGGTCGGCTGGCGGCGGCCGCGATCGAGCCGACCGGCCTCGGCAACGCCTGCCGCACCGCCGCCGGCGAGGTCGGCGGCGACGGCTGGGGGACCCCCGAACGCGGGGGGATCGCCGTCGAGACGGACGCGAACGACGGCGGCGACGCCGACATCACGGCGGCGCTGGCCGCGCTCAGGGAGGCGATCTGA
- a CDS encoding KEOPS complex subunit Pcc1 produces the protein MPEETRRTATVRTRHADAATVAAALGPDETDSMRTRVDGDVVACTVARPTTGGLQSTLDDHLVNLRVADRVIDRARDHATADADAANADAADAAAPLDSTDEPQTTDTDTQSDT, from the coding sequence ATGCCCGAGGAGACCCGCCGGACCGCCACGGTCCGGACTCGGCACGCCGACGCCGCGACGGTCGCGGCCGCGCTCGGGCCGGACGAGACCGACTCGATGCGCACGCGCGTCGACGGCGACGTCGTCGCCTGTACCGTCGCGCGGCCGACGACCGGGGGGCTCCAGTCGACGCTGGACGACCACCTCGTGAACCTGCGCGTCGCCGACCGGGTCATCGACCGAGCGCGCGATCACGCCACCGCCGACGCAGACGCCGCGAACGCCGACGCCGCGGACGCCGCGGCTCCACTCGACTCCACAGACGAACCGCAGACGACCGACACCGACACACAATCCGACACATGA
- a CDS encoding PHP domain-containing protein — protein sequence MLSVELHAHSALSYDGRDPVELLLEQAAAVGLDALAVTDHDEIDASIEAAEKAPDYGLVGIVGMEVTSAVGHVLAFGIEERVESGLPFDETLDRIRDQGGIAVVPHPFQKSRHGVAAHITDDQLASADAVEVYNSRLFTGRSNRQAEKFAVRNGLPMTAGSDAHISEMVGQAVTEVGADERSAAAILDGIADGRTSVVGKRTPWRVSLRQFGGGAKRRALRALDALR from the coding sequence GTGCTATCGGTCGAGCTTCACGCGCATTCCGCGCTGTCGTACGACGGGCGCGACCCGGTCGAGCTCCTCTTGGAGCAGGCGGCCGCGGTCGGGCTCGACGCGCTCGCCGTCACCGACCACGACGAGATCGACGCCAGCATCGAGGCGGCCGAGAAGGCCCCCGACTACGGCCTCGTCGGCATCGTCGGCATGGAGGTGACCTCGGCGGTCGGCCACGTCCTCGCGTTCGGCATCGAGGAGCGAGTCGAGAGCGGCCTCCCCTTCGACGAGACGCTCGACCGGATCCGCGATCAGGGCGGGATCGCGGTCGTCCCCCACCCCTTCCAGAAGTCCCGCCACGGCGTCGCCGCGCACATCACCGACGACCAGCTGGCGAGCGCCGACGCCGTCGAGGTGTACAACTCCCGGCTGTTCACCGGGCGCTCCAACCGACAGGCCGAGAAGTTCGCCGTCCGCAACGGCCTCCCGATGACCGCCGGCAGCGACGCCCACATCTCAGAGATGGTCGGCCAGGCGGTGACGGAGGTGGGCGCCGACGAGCGCTCCGCCGCCGCGATCCTCGACGGGATCGCCGACGGCCGGACGAGCGTCGTCGGCAAGCGCACCCCGTGGCGGGTCTCGCTCAGGCAGTTCGGCGGCGGCGCCAAGCGCCGCGCGCTCCGCGCGCTCGACGCCCTCCGGTGA
- a CDS encoding 30S ribosomal protein S3ae produces the protein MSERSVSKSREQKRWYTVLAPEQFDRQELGETLAEEPQQVVGRTITTTLDELTGDSNANNTKLTFKITDVGSDSAYTEFIKYELTRDYLRSLVRRGASKVEASITVLTTDDYRVRVQPVALTTKKADRSQEKAIRRVMIDKVHAAAEERTFEAFVDAIVDGNLSSAIYGDAKEIYPLRRVEVQKLTLEARPSEVAAEEEAAVDVDADEVAVDADE, from the coding sequence ATGAGCGAACGATCCGTATCCAAGAGCAGAGAACAGAAGCGCTGGTACACCGTGCTGGCGCCCGAACAGTTCGACCGGCAGGAGCTCGGCGAGACGCTCGCCGAGGAGCCCCAGCAGGTCGTCGGCCGCACGATCACGACGACGCTCGACGAGCTGACGGGCGACTCCAACGCGAACAACACCAAGCTAACCTTCAAGATCACCGACGTCGGCAGCGACTCGGCGTACACCGAGTTCATCAAGTACGAGCTGACGCGGGACTACCTGCGCTCGCTCGTCCGCCGCGGCGCCTCGAAGGTCGAGGCGTCGATCACGGTGCTGACGACGGACGATTACCGCGTCCGCGTCCAGCCCGTCGCCTTGACGACGAAGAAGGCCGACCGCTCGCAGGAGAAGGCGATCCGCCGCGTGATGATCGACAAGGTCCACGCCGCCGCCGAGGAGCGCACCTTCGAGGCGTTCGTCGACGCGATCGTCGACGGGAACCTCTCGTCGGCCATCTACGGCGACGCCAAGGAGATCTACCCGCTCCGCCGCGTCGAGGTCCAGAAGCTGACCCTCGAAGCGCGTCCGAGCGAGGTCGCCGCCGAGGAGGAGGCCGCCGTCGACGTCGACGCCGACGAAGTGGCCGTCGACGCCGACGAGTAA
- a CDS encoding 30S ribosomal protein S15 — translation MARMHTRRRGSSGSDKPATDETPEWSDVDAEDIESRVVELAEQGHDPSVIGLKLRDEGVKGVPVPDVKLATGKKVTEILEEHDADADIPEDLRNLMSQAIRLREHMEENGQDHQNKRALQNTESKIRRLANYYRGDEIDEEFTYTYENAVEYLEE, via the coding sequence ATGGCACGAATGCACACGCGCCGTCGCGGTTCGTCCGGTTCGGACAAGCCGGCGACGGACGAGACCCCGGAGTGGAGCGACGTCGACGCCGAGGACATCGAGTCCCGCGTCGTCGAACTGGCGGAGCAGGGCCACGACCCCAGCGTCATCGGCCTCAAGCTGCGCGACGAGGGCGTCAAGGGCGTCCCGGTCCCCGACGTGAAGCTGGCGACCGGCAAGAAGGTCACCGAGATCCTCGAAGAACACGACGCCGACGCCGACATCCCGGAAGACCTCCGCAACCTCATGTCGCAGGCGATCCGCCTGCGCGAGCACATGGAGGAGAACGGGCAGGACCACCAGAACAAGCGCGCGCTCCAGAACACGGAGTCGAAGATCCGCCGCCTCGCGAACTACTACCGCGGCGACGAGATCGACGAGGAGTTCACGTACACCTACGAGAACGCCGTCGAGTACCTCGAGGAGTAA
- a CDS encoding Na+/H+ antiporter NhaC family protein, translating to MTETRDGDPPATDGGRSTDGVESPDGSEFGVGEQDGDGPRIEFRGGKWASTVPLVFFIAWAILQSGVLGIGDTNGLVVGALIGTTLGMFLVRGDWKAYADTIFEGMTQRVAATAIVAWLWAGMFAQTLQTGGFVEGLIFAADALNVGASTFPAAAFVLCGLLATGIGTGYGATVAFVTLFFPAGVLIGANPVLLFAAILSGAVFGDNLAPVSDTTIVSAVTQDADIGGVVASRFKYAIGAAVPAFAAYLIAGSVMSGVSLEGAVALRESANALGLVHLLSMGIVILTAVAGRHIVEAISWGLLVAIAFNLLFGLSSASDIVVFTVTEAGSLSGLPVVEVGETAGVGGSLYSGAVGFFPLIVLTLLIVAMAQIMIRGGGFEAIQTFLLDRVATTVRRAELTMVLGTATINGMITINTAAEIAIAPYIARIGEKFNINGYRRANILDANTSALGYIFPWAGGVLVGYQVMVGPDGLGAEYGPGMVVNPIEVVPYVFHGWFLVAIFVLAAITGFGREYIPDRVSEEVSRA from the coding sequence ATGACCGAAACCAGAGACGGGGACCCGCCGGCGACCGACGGCGGGAGGTCGACAGACGGCGTGGAGTCGCCCGACGGAAGCGAGTTCGGCGTCGGCGAGCAGGACGGCGACGGCCCGCGGATCGAGTTCCGCGGGGGGAAGTGGGCGAGCACCGTCCCGCTCGTCTTCTTCATCGCCTGGGCGATCCTCCAGAGCGGCGTCCTCGGGATCGGCGACACCAACGGCCTCGTCGTCGGCGCGCTGATCGGGACGACCCTCGGGATGTTCCTCGTCCGCGGCGACTGGAAGGCGTACGCCGACACCATCTTCGAGGGGATGACCCAGCGCGTGGCCGCGACCGCCATCGTCGCGTGGCTGTGGGCCGGGATGTTCGCCCAGACGCTCCAGACCGGCGGCTTCGTCGAGGGGCTCATCTTCGCGGCCGACGCTCTGAACGTCGGCGCGTCGACGTTCCCGGCGGCCGCGTTCGTCCTCTGCGGCCTCCTCGCGACCGGCATCGGCACGGGGTACGGCGCGACCGTCGCGTTCGTCACCCTCTTTTTCCCGGCCGGCGTCCTCATCGGCGCGAACCCGGTGCTGCTGTTCGCCGCGATCTTGTCCGGGGCCGTCTTCGGCGACAACCTCGCGCCCGTCAGCGACACGACGATCGTGAGCGCGGTGACGCAGGACGCCGACATCGGCGGCGTCGTCGCCTCGCGGTTCAAGTACGCGATCGGGGCGGCGGTCCCCGCGTTCGCCGCCTACCTGATCGCCGGCTCCGTCATGTCCGGGGTGAGCTTGGAGGGCGCCGTCGCGCTCCGCGAGTCCGCGAACGCGCTCGGGCTCGTTCACCTGCTCTCGATGGGGATCGTCATCCTCACCGCGGTCGCCGGCCGCCACATCGTCGAGGCGATCTCGTGGGGGCTGCTCGTCGCGATCGCCTTCAACCTCCTGTTCGGGTTATCGAGCGCGAGCGACATCGTCGTCTTCACCGTCACGGAGGCCGGGTCGCTCTCCGGGCTGCCGGTCGTCGAGGTCGGTGAGACCGCCGGCGTCGGCGGGAGCCTCTACTCCGGCGCGGTCGGGTTCTTCCCGCTGATCGTCCTCACGCTCCTGATCGTCGCGATGGCGCAGATCATGATCCGCGGCGGCGGCTTCGAGGCGATCCAGACGTTCCTCCTCGACCGCGTCGCGACCACCGTCCGCCGGGCGGAGCTCACGATGGTCCTCGGCACCGCGACGATCAACGGGATGATCACGATCAACACCGCCGCGGAGATCGCGATCGCCCCGTACATCGCCCGCATCGGCGAGAAGTTCAACATCAACGGCTACCGTCGCGCGAATATCCTCGACGCCAACACCTCCGCGCTCGGCTACATCTTCCCGTGGGCGGGCGGCGTGCTCGTGGGGTACCAGGTGATGGTCGGCCCCGACGGGCTCGGCGCCGAGTACGGCCCCGGGATGGTCGTCAACCCGATCGAGGTCGTGCCGTACGTGTTCCACGGCTGGTTCCTCGTGGCGATATTCGTCCTCGCCGCGATCACCGGCTTCGGGCGGGAGTACATTCCCGACCGCGTCTCCGAGGAGGTGTCGCGCGCGTGA